tgtgttattcaattatcttttttaaaaaataattaattattaaaataattaaacttttcacaacaaaaataaaaaaattatgaacgaaaaaaattaaccatcctgataattttttgtatttttattcatattttaattataaatataaatataatttaattatattatttatgaaatgtGACAATAGATGTagataaaatttagttatattatttatatatagttttattttatttattatattgtaTTGCTTATAAAGTTAGATTATAATTATGACAATAgaattgttcttgtatttttatATGTGTGACTAATTGGTGGTGTTAAAACATTActcttaattataaataaggtttataattttaaaaatcaaagactcaattaaaaagatacgaaaaaatgatgttaaaatattctaactctttaaaataaaaatattcgaaatttaattaaaaattatttaaaatttaaactcaataaaaatttatattcaatgTGTTTTGTATTAAATGTATTTAATAACCTATTATATCATATTGATTGAAATTAGTGtttataatgttaattttttaataacactttattagaaaaaaataatctttttaaaaaatctccagcgtgactctctgttcacttttatttttcttcgcTCTCCAGGCGACGCGGAAGTGTCgctgatgcgatcgcgtcgcgtagcgaaatatatatatatatatttttatgaatgtgatatatttttttatgtaaataattttttaaaaaaaatctaatagttaatctattactttttttattttagtccaaattaaatattttttattattttttgaaagaaaattttttgaagaatttaataatatgtgatgaagaacaccgaataaattatacaaaaatcaattaaaatacaacataaaaacatctttaaaaaaagacgttttatgCGTCTTTATCTGAGTGGCCTCCTAATGGAATATGcgagttttttaattttgatatgggGAAGGTGTTGGTGTTTTCCAACGTTATGGGGGTTTGGGGTGTTTGACGGAGATGTGACGGCGTTGTTAAAGAAATCGGTGGCACCGATGGGGGGGAAGGAAATCGGTGGAACCGATTTCCGGGAGGGGGAGCTGCGCAAATCGGTGGCACCGATTGGTGACCCCCTTGCCACACGTCGCGCATGCAGCTGGCTCCTGGGTGGCCTGTGACCCCTTATCTGTATTTCACCCATTCAACTGGATACCCCTATCTCTTTCACTCTCCAACACTCTCTCTTTCACTCTCAACTTTTCCTTTCTGCTTACTCTCAACCCCACTATTTCACTATTGTTGGACCACCTTATCTCAGgggaaaaattaaataaaaatgccaaaaaaaaggaaaaccaAGGAAGTAAATCAACCGGAGCTTCATATTGTTAATTATCTTGGAGATCCAAATtatgtaagtttttattttttaataattttatttaataataataatagtgataattttagattttattaacaGTATATATTGTAATGACACTAAgtagaaattagaaattaaacatgtatgtatgtattttattattaggtggttagaaatagaaataaaaataggaataaactttgtatgtatgtatgtatggagatgaatgtttgtttgtttgtaccGGTGATGAAGATGAAGGCCTGggtttttttatgtatattatttaaaaaaaagaaaaaagaaatgtttgaaaaaataatacatgaaagagaaaagaagtaAGATCTGTACATATTAAATTGGAATAGGGAGATATTgatatattgttgttgttattatcaGTATTagtaattgaatttaattaattattatgattaataataaaaattttattaattattttatttatgatcgttaattattatgattaataataaaattagtatatatactgtttgaataataataataataataaattagtatgttgtttggtttatataaataataataataataataataataataataataataaataataataatagaaaaattagtatgtatgttatttgaataataaaaataataataataataataataaaaaatgagtaTGGTACGTTTTNNNNNNNNNNNNNNNNNNNNNNNNNNNNNNNNNNNNNNNNNNNNNNNNNNNNNNNNNaataataataacaataataataataataattaataataataataataataataataatactataataataaaagattagTATGctgtttttttatatgaataataataataataactataataataataaaaataataatagagacTGATTTACTGTGTAAGGTTAATTAATTTCTGTTATAAGGTAATGCATATGATTGAAGAGTTTTTGTACAACAgatttaattaatatgtttGAATTGCAATTATGCTGGGAATTAGTTTTAATGGACATGTTAAGCATAATTGTGTTTTTGAATAATATAGTTATATTATACTTGTTCTTATACTGGAAAATGTGGTATTGTAGGTTTCAAGGATGTTGATGTGCGATCATTTACACCCGCCGGATCCATATAACCAAATTGTTGAGGCACAGTTACGCGAGACTGGATTTTATTATGTATCCCAAATTGGAGTTATTAAAGGCCAGTCAGCAATGATTAATGCTCTGATTGAGAGATGGCGGCTCGAGACTCATACTTTTCATTTTCCGGTTGGTGAGTGTGCCGTGACCTTGGAGGATGTGGCGGTAATTCTCGGTCTGCCAACAAATGGTCTTCCGGTTACAGGTCCGACCATGAGTAGCTTTGAGGCATTGGAAGCCGAGTGCTTGCACCAATTTGGAATTGCACCCAGCAAAAATGACTGTAGAGGGAGCTTTATAAAATTAACGTGGTTTAGAGGTGTGAGAGATCGTATAGTGTTGAATGATGATGTGCACATGCAGATGTATGTAAAGTGTCACATAATGTTGTTATTTGGAAAAATTCTGTTTGCAGATAAGTCGGGTGCAGGGGTGCACTGGAAATTTTTACCGTTGCTCCGCAACTTCGGTGGGATCATACAGTTTAGTTGGGGTTCGGCATGCCTGGCACACTTGTATAGATCATTGTGTAGGGCAACTCGTGTCGACTGCAAGGAGATGGACGGTCCAGTGACACTGTTGGTCAGTTGGGCTTGGATCCGGCTACCATTTCTAACGCCGATTCCTGACAATCCCCGAGTGTTTCCAATTACAAACAGGTAATTTTGATTAAAGTATGAACTGAAAGAATTGATAGAAATTGTATTCTGTTTATGGTAAGATAAGTTAACAAATGGATTGTCCGTCTGCAGGTGGCATAACTGGGACCGTCAAAACTATGCCTACCGATATAAAATGCTTGCCCACTACAAGAGGTTGTTGGATGATCTAGAAGAAGGACAGGTATTGTGTAAAATACCACTAGCTTATGTAACTTCTTAAGTGAAGTAATTGTTGTGTAATCATCTGACTGGGAGATTTGTCCAGTTTGTTTGGCAGGCTTATGCATTGGATACATCGACCCAGACGTAATTTCCTTAGCCATCCATCATAATTCGGTGGTGTGGAGTGCCACAGTGCCACTTATATCTTTTGAATGCATCGAGTGGCATGCAACTGATAAAGTCAGGAGGCAATTTAGATTGACACAGGGTGTTCCTAGTGAAGTGCAGGATCTAGGTGCATCACATGGCGAAGTTCTAACTGGGCCTAAGAATCAAGATTGGGCCAATACCCACTCGCGTTGGGTGATGCAGTGGACCAATCGATATAGTCACATTCTATCTGAAGACTTGAAGCATTTACATTATCCGTTAGAAATTTACATGCATTGGTACCGAGAGGCATATGGTGACCACTTGCAATTGTCGAACCTTGTTTTtgaagagaatccagaaggtcctccaccaccaccaccaccactggCACCAGAACCGGAACCGGAACCGGTGGCCGTACCTCCACCACCACCGCCACTGGAACCGCCACATCAGGGGGTTGAGTATTTTTCACCATATGTTCCTTACACGCATCCGTCTGATTATTACTCAGCGTCAGTCCCGTCACACCAACAGTTTTGGGGTGGTCCACATTTTGAGTATGGAGAGCAACCTTCATTCAGTCAGCTGCTTGGTTTCATGGCATCGGGGTCGCACCAGTCACATTCAGGTAATTATATTGACATTCCCACCGACCATCAAGCACATTTGGGTGGTATTACTCCAGCTAGGAGGTCATTGGATTTGGGATGTCGGGGTCGCACTTCATCTGATAATTCTGGTGCCAGAATGTCTGTTGACTCGAGCAGAAGTAATGAAGCGGCGGGAGGGATCATACAAAGTGAAAATCCTAGACGTATTCTGATGACTCTGATTCATGAGAGTAATAGAGCAGTTCATCAGGATGAGGTTGAGGATGAGTCTGAGGATGAGggtgatgatgaggatgagtCTGAGGATGAGGGTGATGACGCAGATGAGTCTGAGGATGAGGGTGATGATGAGGATGACGATCCTGCTGACGAGGATACAGCACCTAGTGCAGGTAAAACATAATGTTAGTAAtgatttgtatttatatttgtatttgtatttatatttgtattcATGGTGAActtgtatttatatttgtatttgtattcCACAATGAACTTGTATTTGTATTTGTTGTGTTTTCATAGGTACGGCCACAAGTGAAAAAGGTAAAGGTTACAACCTTAGAGCTGATCCTCCACGTCGGAGTGCAAATCGGTATACACCATCCGCCTTTAACAGGATTGCAAAGAAGTGCAAAAAGTTATACAAAGATATGAAGTCGGCACCGAGGAAATGAAGTTGTAACTAGTTAATTATTGAGAATGTTAATTAGGTTCTTACTACTATTTAAGAAATAATGTGTACTATTTACTTATTGAGTATGTTAACTAGGTTGTTATTGTTGACTATGTTAATTTGGTTATTAGTATTTACTTATTGAGTATGTTAACTAGGTTGTTATTGTTGACTATGTTAATTTGGTTATTAGTATTTACTTATTGAGTATTTACTTATTGAGTATGTTACGTAGATTGTTATTACTTTTTGCCTATCGAATATGTTACTTACGTTGTTATGCCCATTCTCTATCGTGTATGTTAATCAGGTTTGAAATGAATATAAGCACTGGTTGGTCAATTCAAATGTCAATGTCGTACATAAATGTAAATCCAAACGAAATGTAAAAAAAGGTAAATACTACTATTCGGCTGGACCTGCACTTGGTCCACCACTTTGATGACATCTACTGCGACTATGGCCCTCGGCACCGCATTGCTTGCATCGCCTCAGGCGACGCAACATACGAGTGTCCATGTCATTCAAGAAGCGGGTCATCTTCGGCCGGCCCTTGGCTACCCGTCTGAGGAACGGGTTTCCAACGAATCTAGGTCCATGATAAGCAGGCCACGTTGCCGGATTTTCCAGCGGTCGAAACCTAGCCCTGTATACTCTTCGAATTTGGTCCATCTTGTAAACGTCATTAACGTACACTTTCCAATCCAACCTCTGATTTGCATAACACGCAAACACGTGCCTACACGGAATTCGGTCAACCTGGAATTCACCACAGTCACACTGATAGTGGCGCAGGTCAACTGCATACTCAACCCCACTAGGCATCTCGCGTACTTCGAAGACTTCATTTTCTCTATCAAAACAGCTAACCTGTATGTTACCTGATGCTCATTGATTTGCATTCAGCTTGGTTGTCACCATCTTAGAGAATACAAGTCCAGCACTGATTCGGGCTTCAGCCTCAGCTCTTTTCCTAGTAAACAACTCATTCAGTATGTAAAATGTCGCCTTAATAAGTGTAGTGACTGGGAGATTGCGTGCACCCTTTAAGACGGAGTTGATACATTCCACAAGATTGGTGGTCATATGACCCCATCGGTAACCACCATCAAATGCCAAAGCATACTGCTCACAAGGGATCCGATCAAGCCAATTGGTGTAAGCCTCACCCCGTTCCTTTAATCGTTCATAGCGCATCTGGTACTCCCTGGTCGTCCTCGAGTATCCTATGAAAAACATTCAGTCAACTATGAACACCATTATATTTGATCGTACTTACAATAATTCAAAGTTCATTCTATACAAACTTACCAATGTTGACGATAAGCTTCTGCAGGTAATGTGCTTTGAACTTCCTCAAGAAGTTGGACTCAATATGCCTGATGCAAAACATATGGAAAGCTCTTGGAGGAGACCACGCCCCATTACTTCGTTCAATAGCTGACCTAATCGAATCGTGTCGATCGGAGATTAGTCCGACACCATCACGGGTCACCACATGTTGACGCAGGTTGCTCAGAAAAAAGTGCCATGCATCAGAagtctctccctccactatgGCAAATGCAATAGGCACGATGTTGTTATTACCATCTTGTGAGACTGCAACCAATAAACAACCCTTGTATTCTCCATACAAATGAGTCCCGTCCACCTGCACCACTGGCTTGCAGTGTCTGAAGGCCCTTATACAGGGGTAATAACTCCAGAAGATTCTATGTAGAACACGTATATCAGGAACCAAATCATCCCCCTGCTAAGCTGGCATTGTTTCAAAGTGAACCACTGCTGATGGCTCTTTGTGGCACATGGCCTCAAACCATATCGGCAAAGCTTCATACGATGCTTCCCAACTTCCGAAAATTGATTCGACCGCCTGCTGCTTTGCTAACCAAGCCTTGCAATAACTGATGGTGTAGTTAAACTTTGACTGAATATCAGCAATTACTGATTTCACCTTTATAGACGGGTCAACCTCTACCAACGGCTTTATTGCTTCTGCAACTGTCTTGGAATCCAGCTTCGACTGGTCTTGAGAAATAGTAGACCTGGTACAAGTATGACTTCCATTGTACCTCCTTATCTCCCAACAGTACTTCTTCTGCATTTTGGTTACCCTGATCAACCAGTCACAACCATTCCCATATTCTATGCATTTGGCATAGAATGTCGTCGGTTCCGACTCATATACCCGATAGTCCACACCTCTCCGGATGGTATAATCTTTCATTGCCTTGATTACTGCCTCCCTTGAACTGAATTCCATCCCCACTGTGAACTCACCATCCGCCACAACAGGAGGGGCTACATACATCAAAAGTAATAAATGCTTCATTATGTACTCAGTAAGAAGTCTTTCATTACAACTCAATTAATAAACATACTTTACTAGGTAAGATCGTTATAGTCTTATTTTTCGCTATTCCATCTACgtaaacaataattaaatatcattcacaacaaagaactattaattaataaaaaaatcaaacgctATGGTCATAAATGCCTGGTCACATATCACATACATTACTCATCTGACTTATCGATCTGCTACTTCAGAGATTCACGTAGCTACCTAGGTTTACGCACCTGGATTCATATATTGCGGAAACTCCGGTGCGTGCATAGCCCCCAAATCCAACGACTGCATGAAAGAAGGCTCTTGAAACGGATGCGGGTTTGCTAGTGCATTTGCAACTTCCGCCACATCTGCGTTCATGGCGCCGCCAGCTGCTTCTTCGTCCTCACCTGGACCGACGATCTCATAGTTactttcaaattcatcttcGCTTTCACTATTATAATCTTCCAATTCAATGTTACGGTCCGCTTCAGATTGCTCAAACTCAATATATAACTCGATGCACGACATTCGGTGGCGATTTTTCATGTACATTGAAAACATTTCCTGCATACTCGCTTCGTCCATCACATACTTGGTCTGAAATTGAACAAACCCACCAAACACAGGTAAAAGATACCTGTACAAAATACACGATATCCTCCTACATCTTTGAGTGCctatcttctcacaaatcacaTCTTTCAACTCCTCAAATGACAATGTGAACGGAATAACAACATCTAATGGATTTTCACACACAAATTGAACTCCCTCATATGTTTGTAATAAGATCTGTCCGTAATAATAAATCTTCAATACAACTCTATCATCCATAACACTATCTATTCTCAGCCTCACAGGAATTTCTTttacaaaaatgaaagagaagaatcagagaagagaagagaggagaagaggatGAACATTAGCGGACGAGGAAGAAATGGGGCTTCTGTAATACCACCATCCGCTTTTTGTGTTGACTAAGGGCAAATCGGACGGACCGACCACTACACACCCAAATCGGTGGGTCCGATTGGTGCACCccggattaaaataaaattccaacacccACAAATCGGTGGCACCGATTTAATACTCATTAGCCTCCCCCTACCTCAAATCGGTGGCACCGATTTCACCTCTCACTCACACAAATCGGTGGTACCGATTTCGCCTACTTCAAATCGATGCCTCCGATTTTTTCCCCCAAAATTCTAAGAAAGCAACGCCGTCATAACAGTGTAAATCACCCATAATCATCATATTCCAGCATAACTCACACCCCAATATCATATCTAAAAAAATCTGCCGGAATATGCCACCTTATGTTTTAGCGACACATGCATTACTCCAATATTTAACTCCCTTAGCTTGCGAGTGAAGCCACTGATAATTTAATAGTTTTACTTTGATTCCCAATTACCTAATACCactaataattaaagaaaatataaatggaGATCTCATCGGAGATTATTTAAGACATTAATAGTTGTTGCATTgcaacattaattaattaattacacaTGGACATGGTAGAATCACCTTATATTTCATTACCTTTATAAATGATGATGGTAGCAAACTTGAATTACATACAGAAGAAAGCAAAGGGAAAAATCAATCCAATGAAGATATAcatccttccctttctggcacCGGGTCATCAAATTCCCATCGTTCACGTGGCACAACTCCTTGCCTCACGTGGCCATCACGTGACCATCCTCACCACCCCTTCCAACACCCACCTCTTGGCGGAGGCGGACAACGTCAACATCCACACCCTCCCCTTCCCATCCGACCAAGTAGGCCTCCCTGTCGGCGTCGAAAACATCTCAGCCGCCACCGATAGCACCACGGCCAGCAAGATCTACACGGCGGCGCACCTCATCGGGCCGCAAGTGGAGTCCTTCATGCAGCAATCGCCACCGGACGTGTTCATCCCAGACACGACGTACACGTGGAGCAGAGCCGTGGCCAACCGCCTCGGTATCCCCAGACTGATCTTCAGCCCTCACCTCATCTTCTTCGTTGCCATAATGGAAGCCATTAGATCGCACCCCGAAATCCTCGTTGATTTCGATGACACTGCTCCTTACACCATCCCTGGCCTCCCTCAACCCATCACCCTCTCCGTGAAGCCTTCACCAAGCCACCGTCGACTGATGGAGTCCATGGTTGACGCCGAAAGGGACAGCCTCGGAGTGATCGTGATGAGCTTCAAGGAGCTCGACGGCGATTACGCCCAATACTACGAGAAAATCACTGGTGGGAAAGTGTGGCATCTTGGCCCCACTTTCCTCATGGTGCAGAAAACATTACCACTTCAGCAGCCAAGTAGCGACGCTGGTGAAGGTGAAAACGAGTGCTTGAGATGGCTTTCTTCCAAGAAGGAGGGTTCCGTGGTTTACGCTTGCTTTGGCAGCTTGATTCGTCTCGCGGACAAGCAGCTTTTCCAGATAGCGGCGGGCCTCGAGGCTTCGGGGCATCAGTTTGTTTGGGTGGTGCGTAGGAACAAGAGCAACAAAGAGAAGTGGTTACCGGATGGGTTTGAAGAGAggatgaagaaggaggagagagGGTTGCTCATAACAGGGTGGGCGCCGCAGTCGTTGATCTTGAAGCATGCTGCTATCGGATGCTTTTTGACGCACAGCGGGTCCAGCTCTGTGATAGAAGCGGCGAGTGCGGGGGTGGTGACCGTAACGATGCCGGGATGTGGGGACCACTTCTTCAACGAGAAACTGATGACTGAGGTGCATGGGTTCGGGGTGGAGGTGGGTGGAGCTGAGTGGAGCTTATCGCCGTTCAATGAGAAGAAGAGAGTGGTGAGTGCAGACATGATAGAGAAGGCGGTGAGGAAGGTGATGGACGGTGGAGAAGAGGCGGAGAGGATGAAGAAGAAGGCAAAGGAGATGCAAGAGAAGGCTTGCAGAGCGGTTGAAGAAGGTGGGTCCTCTCAGCAGAGTCTCTCGGAAATGATTCATCAACTCGAGCAGGTGGTGGTCTCCACTTTTGCTACAACCACTTTCTAAACTTCAAGCGGTGCAATAgatgaaattttatttaaacgGTTCCGTTACGTTACCAACAGCATATCTCCCAACTTCTGccaacttttatttataattatgttttatgaaagtgtgttcgtagatgtgtctaataaaaatattttttttataactgtgtttaatagaagtgtctttatagatatattttctggatgtgtctctttatatatgtatttaaaatatattaattattagacacatccacgaacacacttccatgaaacacaattataaataaaagttagCAGAAGTTGGCAGGTAATATGTTGGTACCTTATACTTTTCCATATTTAAATCACTTAaattatttaatcttttttaattattaattttattaaagttaactgtatctaaatttttatttttttaagtggaGAATAAAATGTACTtagatttttatcttttaagtgaaaaataagATTCTAACTCAACATTTTTAagtgagaataaaaaaattatatcatttaaaatataattcataaattttagactttattttttttcttgtcttttttTGTCAATTGAATCAAGTATTCAACTATTATTATTCAACTATTATTGatgttgtatttatttttaaatattaattaactgttttactaaaattattgctttattctaatattttaaaaaataaatgtttttaGTTCTTATGGTTATATTCTATTTTTAGACCCACCTTTAAACTTTTCAGATAATTTACTCCAAACAATAATAAAGTAAATTCGGGTGGTGATATTTGAGTGAAATTCTCAAATCTGccctaacaaataaaaattagaaaaaaaaaataaataggttACTGAGCTTTTATCCcacaaatatttttgtttttgatcattaaaaaatatttttaaatttctgatATTCACAAAACTTGGACGGATCAATCTTTCCGTTTAAATACTTCCGTCAGACCCAACGAAAAAGTCTAACGTGACTCCTATAatgcttgtcacgcgtacgcatcgccataattttaaattctttattttttcatgaattttcacttttgcatgttttttttttccatttctttcaagTCATTCTTaccttcaaaattttaaatcactcaaacaaacatatcaagacatcaaATGGGAGAAAATATATGAACAATCTCCAAGAACATATATGAACAAGTAGGGTTAAACTCTTGTTGTTCATCAACTAATATGCAAAATGtgtctacctacttggttaaaatgaatcaatctccaagaatatatataaacaaGTAGGGCTAAGATGGGAGCCACTCAGATAAAGACGTCTacaacgtctttttttaaatatgttttttagtaattaaaatttaacacatataatcgaCTAAactatgttatttttgtcaaaattaggttagacaaattaatttgctcgaaaaaatagtgaatcaaatCTTAAATTTGAGAATCCTAAATTCTAGTCTTTTACTTCTCTTCCATTATAGGGTTAGGATTTagagttttcaaaattaatagaagtattttagttattttctataataaggatattgtagtcatttttcataaaaaaataatattaatttagaccaattcaagatttgattcactAATTTTtcggttaaattaatttgtctaacctaattttgacaaaaataacacgacttaatcgattatatgtgttaaattttaattaatagaaaacatctttaaaaaaatatgttttagaCGTCTTTATCTGAGTGGCTCCCGACTAAGATAGTATGATGATTAATGAATTTCACTCATTCAAATCTCAAAATGAAGCATAAATatacttgcaagaagaaagctcgtgaaaataaagaacaagggattgagcatcgaacccctcaccggaagtgtttgcactctaatATCTTTAGTGTTTGAGGGTCGATTCTCTCAaatctctactaatcttgctttttAAGGCTTGCTATTTtcttccattcgatgccttgatatatttatttgagtgatttaaaattttgaaggtAAGAATGActtgaaagaaatgaaaaaaaaaacatacaaagtggagaattcatgaagaaatgagaattTGTTAAATTCATGACGACATGTACGCGTGATCAATGCATACGCGTGAGAGGGATGTTTGACAGGCGACGTGTACGGATGACAAACATTACGGAAGCCACGtcatatttttttgttgggTCTTGGACAGAAGAACTGATCCGTCCAAATTTTGTGAAGGTCaagaatttaaaagtatttttcaataataaaggAGACAAAAAATTctgtttgtatttttctctaaaaa
The genomic region above belongs to Arachis duranensis cultivar V14167 chromosome 3, aradu.V14167.gnm2.J7QH, whole genome shotgun sequence and contains:
- the LOC107480950 gene encoding uncharacterized protein LOC107480950, whose protein sequence is MPSGVEYAVDLRHYQCDCGEFQVDRIPCRHVFACYANQRLDWKVYVNDVYKMDQIRRVYRARFRPLENPATWPAYHGPRFVGNPFLRRVAKGRPKMTRFLNDMDTRMLRRLRRCKQCGAEGHSRSRCHQSGGPSAGPAE
- the LOC107480949 gene encoding uncharacterized protein LOC107480949 — encoded protein: MDDRVVLKIYYYGQILLQTYEGVQFVCENPLDVVIPFTLSFEELKDVICEKIGTQRCRRISCILYRYLLPVFGGFVQFQTKYVMDEASMQEMFSMYMKNRHRMSCIELYIEFEQSEADRNIELEDYNSESEDEFESNYEIVGPGEDEEAAGGAMNADVAEVANALANPHPFQEPSFMQSLDLGAMHAPEFPQYMNPAPPVVADGEFTVGMEFSSREAVIKAMKDYTIRRGVDYRVYESEPTTFYAKCIEYGNGCDWLIRVTKMQKKYCWEIRRYNGSHTCTRSTISQDQSKLDSKTVAEAIKPLVEVDPSIKVKSVIADIQSKFNYTISYCKAWLAKQQAVESIFGSWEASYEALPIWAFRHCKPVVQVDGTHLYGEYKGCLLVAVSQDGNNNIVPIAFAIVEGETSDAWHFFLSNLRQHVVTRDGVGLISDRHDSIRSAIERSNGAWSPPRAFHMFCIRHIESNFLRKFKAHYLQKLIVNIGYSRTTREYQMRYERLKERGEAYTNWLDRIPCEQYALAFDGGYRWGHMTTNLVECINSVLKGARNLPVTTLIKATFYILNELFTRKRAEAEARISAGLVFSKMVTTKLNANQ
- the LOC107481067 gene encoding UDP-glucose flavonoid 3-O-glucosyltransferase 7: MMMVANLNYIQKKAKGKINPMKIYILPFLAPGHQIPIVHVAQLLASRGHHVTILTTPSNTHLLAEADNVNIHTLPFPSDQVGLPVGVENISAATDSTTASKIYTAAHLIGPQVESFMQQSPPDVFIPDTTYTWSRAVANRLGIPRLIFSPHLIFFVAIMEAIRSHPEILVDFDDTAPYTIPGLPQPITLSVKPSPSHRRLMESMVDAERDSLGVIVMSFKELDGDYAQYYEKITGGKVWHLGPTFLMVQKTLPLQQPSSDAGEGENECLRWLSSKKEGSVVYACFGSLIRLADKQLFQIAAGLEASGHQFVWVVRRNKSNKEKWLPDGFEERMKKEERGLLITGWAPQSLILKHAAIGCFLTHSGSSSVIEAASAGVVTVTMPGCGDHFFNEKLMTEVHGFGVEVGGAEWSLSPFNEKKRVVSADMIEKAVRKVMDGGEEAERMKKKAKEMQEKACRAVEEGGSSQQSLSEMIHQLEQVVVSTFATTTF